A genomic segment from Idiomarina piscisalsi encodes:
- the ppa gene encoding inorganic diphosphatase, with protein sequence MSLGNVPAGKNLPEEVNVIIEIPANADPIKYEVDKDTGALVVDRFMATPMFYPANYGFVNETLSLDGDPVDVLVPTPYPLQAGCVIKCRPVGVLKMTDESGEDAKVIAVPVSKLTKEYDHINDVNDLPELLKAQITHFFERYKELEKGKWVKVDGWEDAASAKEEIKTSFERAQKS encoded by the coding sequence ATGAGCTTAGGAAACGTACCAGCAGGCAAAAACCTGCCAGAAGAAGTTAACGTTATCATCGAAATTCCGGCAAACGCTGATCCCATTAAATATGAAGTCGACAAAGACACAGGTGCATTAGTGGTTGACCGTTTCATGGCAACGCCAATGTTCTACCCAGCTAATTATGGCTTCGTTAATGAAACGTTGTCACTTGACGGTGATCCGGTTGACGTTTTGGTACCAACTCCTTATCCACTTCAAGCGGGTTGCGTGATCAAATGCCGTCCAGTTGGCGTATTAAAAATGACCGACGAGTCTGGTGAAGACGCAAAAGTTATTGCCGTCCCTGTCAGCAAGTTGACCAAAGAATATGACCATATTAACGATGTGAACGACTTGCCAGAACTTTTGAAAGCACAAATCACTCACTTCTTCGAGCGCTATAAAGAGCTGGAAAAAGGCAAGTGGGTTAAAGTTGATGGTTGGGAAGACGCAGCGTCAGCTAAAGAAGAAATTAAAACGTCATTTGAGCGCGCTCAAAAGTCGTAA
- a CDS encoding TonB-dependent receptor plug domain-containing protein, producing MKRINPITLALASSFFITPVAFAQSTDTNESAEVEEVIQVVGSRLSMRTATDGAAPVDIISGEDLAATGMTDTAKALQYAVPSFNFPSSSITDGSDAVRPASLRGLSPDHTLVLINGKRRHSSALVHLNGTTGRGSSNVDLNAIPMSAIKRIEVLRDGAAALYGSDAIAGVINVVLKDNSDGGSANLQLGQTHKGDGEQWRASASTGFAVGEDGALTISGELHHKNRTNRAGPDTRQQYPLLENGDPDPREATFDRQSFHIGQAEYENASLFANFDMTLGDGRLYAFGGVSDRKSESGAFYRRAIQSNTLTEIYPDGFLPILAPDVKDYSAYAGYEWYLGEWTLDFSGGYGVSEFQYNVENSLNASLGPELTPTSFDAGTLTNEETNMTFDAQRFVPFVNNSDLSIAFGVSYRDNTYQIEAGEEASYIDGGYDGRPAGSQGYTGFRPDAEVNQSRDNIGVYFETENQLTTDFMWGAAVRYEDYSDFGENTSWKLSGRYDITDRIAVRGAVNTGFRAPSAQQLYFSNISTLAVDVNGETVLQRSGTFNSLSPVTEALSIPDLQPEESDSISAGIVWNGYDGLAITLDYFRINIDDRIILSNQVFPSDSPAVADALSTVSAENARFFINAVDTKTEGLDIVASKTFNFNDFGELKAQLAYGFNNTEIESVNLPPLFDGLESVLFDYDEKIRMTDSTPDHSGSLGFTHSLGDWKTDVRFNYFGTYIIGDYDAGETAEEANDTYGPNWVTDISVRYAFSDALSLVVGGQNVFSEYPEEQPVESVFDTIFKYPNTNSPIGFNGAYFYSEVEYKF from the coding sequence ATGAAACGTATAAATCCTATAACATTAGCTTTGGCTAGTAGCTTTTTTATCACTCCTGTGGCATTCGCACAAAGTACCGACACAAATGAAAGCGCGGAAGTTGAAGAAGTTATCCAGGTTGTCGGTTCGCGTTTATCTATGAGAACAGCGACAGATGGTGCAGCACCGGTAGACATTATTAGCGGAGAGGATCTAGCTGCCACAGGGATGACGGATACTGCAAAAGCACTTCAATATGCCGTGCCGAGTTTTAATTTCCCATCATCCTCTATTACGGATGGCAGTGACGCTGTAAGACCAGCATCGCTTAGAGGTCTATCGCCTGATCATACGCTTGTTCTTATTAATGGAAAGCGTCGTCATAGCTCTGCTTTGGTTCACCTTAATGGAACAACAGGTCGAGGCAGCTCTAACGTTGATCTGAATGCGATACCAATGTCAGCGATAAAACGTATTGAAGTATTAAGAGATGGTGCTGCTGCACTGTATGGTTCTGACGCTATCGCCGGTGTGATTAATGTTGTTTTGAAAGACAACTCAGACGGAGGCAGTGCTAATTTACAGCTTGGTCAAACTCACAAAGGTGACGGTGAACAATGGCGAGCATCTGCGAGTACTGGCTTTGCTGTGGGTGAAGATGGCGCATTAACGATATCTGGAGAACTGCACCATAAAAATCGTACCAATAGAGCGGGTCCTGATACCCGACAGCAGTACCCGTTGCTTGAAAACGGCGACCCGGATCCTCGAGAAGCAACCTTTGACAGACAGAGTTTTCATATAGGCCAAGCTGAATATGAAAACGCCTCTTTATTTGCTAATTTCGACATGACTTTAGGTGACGGTCGACTTTATGCTTTTGGCGGTGTGAGTGATCGCAAGTCCGAATCAGGCGCTTTTTATCGACGCGCGATTCAAAGTAACACGCTCACGGAAATCTATCCTGATGGCTTCCTGCCTATTTTAGCGCCGGACGTGAAAGACTACTCTGCGTATGCTGGCTATGAGTGGTACTTGGGTGAGTGGACGCTGGATTTTAGTGGCGGTTATGGGGTTAGTGAGTTTCAATATAATGTCGAAAATTCGCTCAATGCCTCTTTAGGACCGGAGTTAACACCGACATCTTTTGATGCGGGCACACTAACAAATGAAGAAACGAACATGACATTCGATGCTCAGCGTTTCGTTCCTTTCGTAAACAACTCTGATCTATCAATAGCTTTCGGTGTAAGTTACAGAGACAACACTTACCAGATTGAAGCCGGTGAGGAGGCGTCCTATATAGACGGTGGCTACGACGGAAGACCTGCTGGCAGTCAAGGATACACGGGCTTCAGACCTGACGCAGAAGTTAATCAGAGCCGTGACAATATTGGCGTTTACTTCGAAACCGAAAACCAGCTAACTACAGACTTTATGTGGGGCGCCGCTGTACGCTACGAAGATTATTCTGACTTTGGAGAGAATACCAGTTGGAAACTGTCTGGACGCTACGATATTACTGATAGAATAGCGGTACGCGGGGCGGTTAATACAGGCTTCAGAGCGCCAAGTGCCCAGCAGCTTTACTTCAGTAACATTTCGACTCTGGCTGTGGATGTCAACGGTGAGACGGTTCTACAGCGTTCTGGCACGTTTAACTCCCTAAGTCCGGTGACGGAAGCACTGAGTATTCCAGACCTTCAACCAGAAGAATCGGACAGCATTAGTGCGGGAATAGTCTGGAATGGTTATGACGGTTTGGCGATTACGCTCGACTACTTCCGTATCAATATTGATGATCGCATTATTCTATCGAACCAAGTATTTCCAAGTGATTCTCCTGCGGTCGCGGATGCGTTAAGTACCGTTTCGGCAGAAAACGCGCGCTTCTTTATCAATGCCGTTGATACGAAAACAGAAGGGCTGGATATTGTTGCGAGCAAGACATTTAATTTCAATGACTTTGGCGAACTTAAAGCACAACTTGCTTATGGTTTCAATAATACGGAAATAGAGTCTGTTAATTTACCGCCGCTTTTCGATGGCCTTGAATCGGTCTTATTCGATTACGATGAAAAAATCCGTATGACGGATTCAACCCCCGACCATAGCGGCTCTCTAGGATTTACTCATTCCTTAGGAGACTGGAAAACAGACGTACGTTTCAATTACTTTGGAACCTATATTATTGGTGACTACGACGCCGGCGAAACAGCAGAAGAAGCCAATGATACGTACGGACCAAACTGGGTAACGGATATTTCGGTAAGATACGCGTTTTCTGATGCGTTAAGTCTGGTTGTTGGTGGCCAGAACGTATTTAGCGAGTATCCAGAAGAGCAGCCGGTAGAAAGTGTGTTTGATACGATATTTAAATACCCAAATACAAATTCGCCTATTGGTTTCAACGGTGCTTATTTCTACTCTGAAGTAGAATATAAATTTTAA
- a CDS encoding DUF3299 domain-containing protein — protein sequence MKQLLALVFLVVAMPTFAAEKIGWKDLIPEGFTPPPVKPQSYYDANPEEDRQTNLDAPVVESLDGKKVRIPGYVVQLEGNADNVTEFLLVPYFGACIHVPPPPPNQIIHVEYEEGVPYENTYDAVWIEGTIKVERKEGDLAVVGYTMNADSVEVYQ from the coding sequence ATGAAGCAGTTATTAGCATTAGTGTTTTTAGTCGTTGCGATGCCGACGTTTGCAGCGGAAAAAATCGGCTGGAAAGACTTAATTCCTGAAGGGTTCACCCCTCCTCCGGTTAAACCTCAATCTTACTACGACGCTAACCCTGAAGAAGATAGACAAACGAACCTGGACGCACCGGTGGTTGAGTCGTTGGACGGCAAAAAAGTCCGCATACCAGGTTATGTTGTTCAACTGGAAGGTAATGCTGACAATGTCACTGAGTTTTTATTAGTGCCGTACTTTGGCGCTTGTATCCACGTTCCCCCACCGCCTCCCAATCAAATTATTCACGTTGAGTACGAAGAGGGGGTTCCTTACGAGAACACTTATGATGCCGTATGGATTGAAGGAACCATTAAGGTAGAACGCAAAGAAGGTGACTTAGCCGTTGTTGGTTACACTATGAACGCTGACTCTGTCGAAGTGTACCAGTAA
- a CDS encoding copper chaperone PCu(A)C, protein MRVLFSCILLLLTTSIAYAEVVNFSDGWARESIPGAANGAAYGTLINTSKDTLTLERVSSSVAKSVEIHTHVMDEGMMSMRQVKTLQISPNEQVTFEPGSYHFMLFGLSSLLQSGQSFDLQLHFSNGETQQISIRVK, encoded by the coding sequence ATGCGCGTATTATTCAGTTGTATTTTGTTGTTATTAACGACCTCGATAGCTTATGCCGAGGTCGTTAATTTTTCTGACGGGTGGGCTCGAGAAAGTATACCCGGTGCGGCAAATGGAGCAGCGTACGGAACGTTAATCAACACTTCTAAAGATACGCTAACGCTAGAACGTGTAAGCTCGTCTGTGGCAAAAAGTGTTGAAATTCATACCCATGTGATGGACGAAGGTATGATGTCCATGCGGCAGGTAAAGACTCTTCAGATTTCTCCCAATGAGCAGGTGACTTTTGAACCCGGAAGTTATCATTTTATGCTATTTGGACTCTCGTCATTGCTGCAAAGTGGGCAATCGTTTGACTTGCAATTACACTTCAGCAATGGCGAAACACAGCAAATTTCCATTCGTGTTAAATAA
- a CDS encoding TIGR04219 family outer membrane beta-barrel protein, whose product MYKKSIMAAAALALTPALASADTVLGLYVGGQYWDTDASGEYGVGSEIFTPGFEDKGQTSYYAALEHPVPLIPNVKIRENALEFDGGYGRNDFSHRDYIFYYEFFDNDIISFDAGINAMDFDGTVRTPVSTTFGRQDFSVTVPTAYLATRVGIPMTELTMFAEVSALSVKDSKVQDAQIGVEYRLVENLAVDLNLHAGYRHSVIELDDVDDIYSDVTFKGPFVGLEVHF is encoded by the coding sequence ATGTACAAGAAAAGTATTATGGCCGCAGCCGCGTTGGCATTGACCCCGGCGCTTGCGAGCGCAGACACTGTTTTAGGCCTTTATGTTGGCGGGCAATACTGGGACACCGATGCCAGTGGTGAGTACGGAGTTGGCTCTGAAATTTTTACTCCGGGCTTTGAAGACAAAGGACAAACAAGCTATTACGCCGCATTAGAGCATCCTGTTCCATTGATTCCGAATGTGAAAATTCGGGAGAACGCCCTTGAATTTGATGGTGGCTACGGGCGTAACGACTTTAGTCATCGAGATTACATTTTCTATTACGAGTTTTTCGATAATGACATTATTTCTTTTGATGCGGGCATCAACGCAATGGACTTTGACGGCACAGTTCGTACACCGGTGAGCACGACGTTTGGTCGACAAGACTTTTCGGTGACCGTGCCAACGGCCTATTTAGCGACTCGCGTGGGCATACCGATGACCGAGCTGACGATGTTTGCGGAAGTGAGTGCGTTAAGTGTCAAAGACTCAAAAGTGCAGGATGCTCAAATCGGTGTTGAATATCGATTGGTTGAGAACTTGGCAGTGGATTTGAACTTGCATGCAGGCTACCGCCACTCAGTCATTGAGCTAGACGATGTTGATGATATCTATTCTGATGTCACCTTCAAAGGTCCATTTGTTGGCCTGGAAGTTCACTTCTAA
- a CDS encoding ABC transporter permease codes for MMKLAIKSLLNRRASVLLTVIAIAVSVTLLLAVERTREQVQTNFANTVSGTDLIIGARTSQIQLLLSSVFHIGSMTNNMSWDAFDDIRSRPEVDWAVPISLGDSVGGLPVVATTEAYFQYFKYGSKQSLTFAEGNAFHGEKQVVLGAEAASKLNKKVEDDITIAHGSGGISFSEHDDHPLTVVGILKRTGTPVDQTILTSLTSLEVIHGGESHGEHDHGDSHAHPPAESISAALLGLKAKPLALRLQRQINTYKPEPLTALLPGMTLQELWKTLRVFEQALTVISSMVVLIGLLGMLTIMLASLRERRREMAVLRAVGAGPGTVFGLLVSEALLLTVVGAASGLALLYLLEWSLAGVIQSQTGIVLSFAWPTVAEWWRLGLVVTTGFVLSLIPAWRAYRQSLADGLTVKV; via the coding sequence ATGATGAAGTTGGCCATTAAAAGTTTGTTGAACCGCCGTGCGAGTGTTCTACTCACTGTTATTGCCATTGCCGTCAGCGTCACCTTACTACTGGCTGTCGAGCGCACCCGAGAACAGGTACAAACCAACTTCGCCAATACGGTGTCAGGCACTGACTTAATTATTGGCGCCAGAACCAGTCAAATACAGTTATTGCTGTCGTCCGTGTTCCATATTGGCAGCATGACCAATAATATGAGCTGGGATGCCTTTGATGATATTCGCTCGCGCCCTGAAGTGGATTGGGCAGTCCCCATTTCGTTAGGTGACAGCGTCGGAGGTTTACCCGTTGTTGCCACCACAGAAGCCTACTTTCAATACTTTAAATACGGTAGTAAGCAGTCACTCACTTTTGCAGAAGGCAACGCTTTTCACGGTGAAAAACAGGTGGTACTGGGCGCTGAAGCTGCGTCTAAATTGAATAAGAAAGTCGAGGACGACATTACTATTGCGCATGGCAGTGGCGGCATTAGCTTTAGCGAACACGACGATCATCCATTAACTGTCGTAGGTATCTTAAAACGCACGGGGACACCCGTTGACCAAACTATTTTAACCAGCTTAACGAGCCTTGAAGTGATTCATGGTGGCGAAAGCCATGGCGAACATGACCACGGTGACAGTCACGCTCATCCTCCTGCCGAGAGCATTAGCGCTGCATTACTGGGGCTTAAAGCCAAACCGCTGGCGTTAAGGCTTCAACGACAAATTAACACCTACAAACCAGAGCCACTCACAGCATTATTACCCGGTATGACACTGCAAGAGTTGTGGAAGACGCTGCGCGTATTCGAGCAAGCGTTAACCGTTATTTCCTCGATGGTCGTGCTTATTGGGTTACTGGGTATGCTGACGATTATGCTTGCCAGTTTACGGGAACGCCGTCGCGAAATGGCGGTCTTAAGAGCAGTAGGAGCAGGGCCGGGTACCGTCTTCGGTTTGTTAGTCAGTGAAGCTTTATTACTGACGGTGGTAGGCGCCGCAAGCGGGTTGGCTCTTTTGTACTTGCTTGAATGGTCGCTGGCCGGCGTTATTCAGTCGCAGACCGGCATTGTTCTTAGCTTTGCATGGCCAACAGTGGCTGAGTGGTGGCGTTTAGGGCTCGTGGTAACGACAGGTTTTGTGTTAAGTTTAATTCCAGCCTGGCGTGCCTATCGCCAGTCTTTAGCAGACGGACTTACGGTGAAAGTATGA
- a CDS encoding GGDEF/EAL domain-containing response regulator has product MSSTTDEPLFLHDDDEEIKVDKPKGFWKILIVDDDQEIHAVTKMALADVVISEKPLQFLHAYSGSEALDRLSEHDDVAMILLDVVMETDDAGLRVAQDIREKLGNDEIRIVLRTGQPGYAPEENVVKAYDINDYKTKTELTRSRLLTTVFSAVRSYQQLKTINENRRGLRKIIHSASNLMERHSIVNFSEGVVTQIASLLGLNAEGIVGARAPHKDNDILVLGAAGHFANSIHKSLSTLNSEDIESSVRQCLNEKRHIQKEHATVFFIDGQEHQAAAYIETDQKVAEYDQELLEVFLANIAVGFENANLFEELRTAAYLDPLTGIPNRAEFTRQLQNISEKPCQETAIAVVDIDHFSDVNDGLGQDIGNLLLRSVALRLTEQLGNNVFVSRISADVFGITGPKNIVTPDNLSQLFILPFRAGEHYIPLQVTCGFTSAENTEQVNGKGLLKQVYIALKSAKTHSFERFDFYEPIMEQETQRRLELVRKLRSDFADRKLEVWYQPQVELESERIIGVEALLRWPQSDGSFISPAEFIPLAEYSGLIVDIGSWVIEESCRQIQTFDEQGLPNLRIAINVSVPQFRKRDFPELVEKQIEQSGISPERVELEITESILMEEPELVADILKRLKLQGVKVAIDDFGVGFSSLSYLQKLPLNRIKIDKTFVNNSAHKSGQIIIETIVDMAHRLGLEILAEGIEEPEQRDYFIGLDCSEGQGFYFAKPMPAIELIKLLKEQKELTGTLRQSQRS; this is encoded by the coding sequence ATGAGCAGTACCACTGATGAGCCGCTGTTCCTTCATGACGATGATGAAGAGATCAAGGTAGATAAGCCAAAAGGTTTTTGGAAAATCCTGATTGTCGACGATGATCAGGAGATTCACGCTGTTACAAAAATGGCACTCGCCGATGTCGTAATTTCTGAGAAACCCCTCCAGTTTTTGCATGCCTATAGTGGGAGTGAAGCGCTTGATCGCCTAAGTGAGCACGATGATGTTGCTATGATTCTCCTCGATGTGGTCATGGAAACGGACGATGCTGGCTTAAGAGTCGCACAAGACATTCGTGAAAAGCTCGGTAATGATGAAATACGCATTGTTCTGCGAACGGGACAGCCCGGGTATGCTCCTGAAGAAAACGTTGTCAAAGCGTATGACATTAATGACTATAAAACCAAAACCGAACTGACTCGCAGCCGCTTATTAACCACTGTATTCTCCGCCGTGCGTTCTTATCAGCAATTAAAGACCATTAATGAAAACCGTCGGGGCTTAAGAAAAATCATTCATTCTGCTTCGAACTTGATGGAGCGGCACTCCATAGTTAACTTTTCAGAAGGTGTCGTCACTCAAATTGCTTCATTACTTGGCCTTAATGCGGAAGGTATTGTCGGAGCGCGAGCACCTCATAAAGACAACGACATCTTAGTACTTGGTGCTGCTGGTCACTTTGCTAACAGTATCCACAAAAGCTTGTCGACGCTGAATTCAGAAGACATAGAAAGCTCTGTACGGCAATGTTTGAATGAAAAACGCCATATTCAGAAGGAACATGCGACGGTATTTTTTATTGATGGGCAAGAGCATCAGGCAGCTGCTTACATTGAAACTGACCAAAAGGTGGCAGAATATGACCAGGAACTGCTGGAGGTGTTTTTAGCCAATATTGCTGTGGGCTTTGAAAATGCTAATTTATTCGAAGAACTTCGTACTGCCGCTTATCTTGATCCGTTAACGGGCATTCCAAATAGAGCAGAATTTACGCGACAGTTGCAGAATATTTCTGAGAAGCCATGTCAGGAAACCGCCATAGCAGTTGTGGATATTGACCATTTTTCAGACGTTAATGACGGCCTGGGTCAAGATATTGGTAACTTACTGCTGCGCTCCGTAGCGCTCAGGCTTACTGAGCAGCTCGGTAACAACGTATTTGTTTCCAGAATTTCGGCGGATGTTTTTGGCATTACGGGTCCGAAGAATATCGTTACGCCTGACAACCTGAGTCAATTGTTTATTCTGCCGTTTAGGGCTGGTGAACATTACATACCGTTACAAGTGACTTGTGGTTTCACGTCAGCTGAAAATACAGAGCAAGTAAATGGTAAGGGGCTTCTCAAGCAAGTCTATATCGCTTTAAAAAGTGCCAAAACTCACTCATTCGAGCGTTTTGACTTTTATGAGCCGATTATGGAGCAAGAGACGCAGCGGCGCCTGGAGCTGGTCAGAAAGCTGCGCTCTGACTTTGCCGATCGAAAACTTGAAGTGTGGTACCAGCCGCAAGTTGAGCTAGAGAGCGAGCGTATTATTGGTGTGGAAGCGTTACTGCGCTGGCCACAGAGCGATGGAAGCTTTATTTCGCCCGCCGAATTCATTCCACTAGCGGAATATTCAGGGCTCATTGTTGATATTGGATCTTGGGTTATTGAAGAGTCTTGCCGACAAATTCAGACATTTGACGAACAGGGTCTCCCTAATTTGCGTATTGCGATTAATGTGTCGGTTCCTCAATTTAGAAAACGAGACTTTCCGGAATTGGTTGAAAAGCAAATTGAACAGTCTGGTATATCGCCGGAACGAGTTGAGCTTGAAATTACAGAAAGCATCTTAATGGAAGAGCCTGAATTAGTGGCAGACATTCTTAAGCGGCTGAAACTTCAGGGAGTTAAAGTGGCCATTGATGACTTCGGTGTCGGCTTTTCTTCACTGAGCTACTTGCAGAAACTACCACTTAACCGTATAAAAATTGATAAAACCTTCGTGAACAACTCTGCGCATAAGAGCGGTCAAATCATTATTGAAACCATTGTCGATATGGCACATCGGTTGGGGTTAGAGATTTTGGCTGAAGGTATCGAAGAGCCGGAACAGCGTGATTACTTTATTGGGTTGGACTGCAGCGAAGGGCAAGGCTTTTATTTTGCCAAGCCCATGCCTGCAATTGAGCTAATCAAACTGCTAAAGGAACAGAAAGAACTTACTGGTACACTTCGACAGAGTCAGCGTTCATAG
- a CDS encoding class 1 fructose-bisphosphatase, which translates to MKRLLPTLRADQTSESLISVINTIQIAAKEISFRLHQGALAGVLGSTLDENIQGETQKKLDVVANQLLKSLLLESPNVHAVASEEEDSVVDSPNSGHYLVAFDPLDGSSNIDINGGVGTIFSILRKPEGEETSESMFLQPGKAQVAAGYVLYGPATMMVLTTGKSVRIYTLDQTVGEFLLTQEKAEIPKDTTEFAINMSNRRHWADPIKAYINDLLEGKEGPRGKNFNMRWNAAMVSDVHRVLSRGGLFTYPWDARKPKKPFKLRLMYEAAPMAMLVEKAGGKASDGYQRILDIVPEHIHQRVAVVLGSANEVDACLKYHKQYPKPY; encoded by the coding sequence ATGAAACGCTTATTGCCTACATTGAGAGCCGACCAGACCAGCGAGTCGCTCATATCCGTTATTAACACCATTCAAATTGCAGCCAAGGAAATTTCTTTCCGACTTCATCAGGGCGCGCTAGCCGGCGTACTGGGCTCAACGCTGGATGAAAACATTCAGGGCGAAACCCAGAAGAAGCTTGATGTGGTAGCCAACCAACTGTTGAAAAGTCTATTGCTGGAATCACCCAATGTCCATGCGGTCGCCTCTGAAGAAGAAGACTCCGTTGTCGACAGCCCGAACTCCGGTCATTACCTGGTCGCTTTTGATCCACTCGATGGCAGCTCTAATATCGATATTAACGGCGGCGTAGGCACCATCTTTTCGATACTAAGAAAGCCGGAAGGTGAAGAAACCAGCGAGTCGATGTTCCTGCAACCGGGTAAGGCCCAAGTTGCCGCAGGTTATGTATTATATGGTCCGGCTACCATGATGGTGCTCACTACCGGTAAATCGGTACGGATTTACACACTGGACCAAACCGTTGGCGAGTTTTTGTTAACGCAAGAAAAAGCAGAAATTCCAAAAGACACGACAGAATTTGCTATCAACATGTCAAACCGCCGCCACTGGGCGGACCCAATTAAAGCCTATATCAACGACTTACTCGAAGGCAAAGAAGGGCCGCGCGGCAAGAACTTTAATATGCGTTGGAACGCAGCCATGGTGTCTGACGTACACCGGGTGCTTTCTCGAGGCGGATTGTTTACTTACCCGTGGGACGCTCGCAAACCTAAGAAGCCATTCAAGCTTCGCTTAATGTACGAAGCTGCCCCCATGGCAATGTTGGTTGAAAAAGCCGGGGGCAAAGCGTCCGACGGCTATCAACGTATTCTGGATATTGTGCCTGAACACATTCACCAACGCGTTGCCGTGGTACTCGGTTCAGCAAACGAAGTGGACGCTTGTTTGAAGTACCATAAGCAATACCCAAAACCTTATTAG
- a CDS encoding ABC transporter ATP-binding protein: MTAVSVRDLSFAWKRNEPATLEIPEWQVQNGDTLLLRGPSGSGKSTLLSLLAGINTPQKGELSLFDTPLSKLSGRQRDRFRADNIGYIFQQFNLLPYLSALDNALLACQFSTVRKERIAKAGDTPENSAHGMLKRLGLSESQIQQPAHSLSVGQQQRVAAARALLGAPPLLIADEPTSALDAEHRDTFIQLLLDLSAKNDTTVIFVTHDAALARYFNSHVELNNLNKAGVAV; encoded by the coding sequence ATGACCGCCGTTTCTGTTCGTGATTTAAGCTTCGCCTGGAAGCGCAATGAACCCGCCACATTAGAAATACCTGAGTGGCAAGTACAGAACGGCGACACGCTGCTTTTACGCGGTCCCAGCGGTAGCGGAAAATCAACGTTGCTATCGCTGTTGGCTGGCATTAACACACCTCAAAAAGGCGAGCTCAGCCTTTTCGACACACCGCTTTCTAAGCTTTCCGGACGCCAGCGAGATCGGTTCCGGGCCGATAACATCGGCTATATCTTTCAGCAGTTTAATCTTTTGCCCTATTTATCTGCATTGGACAACGCCTTATTAGCTTGTCAGTTTTCAACCGTTCGTAAAGAACGCATAGCAAAAGCCGGTGACACGCCGGAGAACTCAGCTCACGGTATGCTGAAACGTTTAGGATTGAGCGAGAGCCAAATTCAACAACCCGCACACTCACTGAGTGTTGGTCAGCAGCAGCGTGTTGCTGCTGCTCGGGCTTTACTCGGAGCTCCTCCGCTTTTAATCGCGGACGAACCGACGTCAGCACTCGACGCTGAGCACCGTGACACTTTTATTCAGTTATTACTGGATCTATCGGCGAAAAACGACACAACGGTAATATTCGTCACGCATGACGCCGCTTTAGCTCGCTACTTTAACTCGCACGTTGAATTGAATAACCTCAATAAAGCGGGGGTTGCCGTATGA